A stretch of the Janthinobacterium sp. B9-8 genome encodes the following:
- a CDS encoding MOSC domain-containing protein yields the protein MPIRLTGLYRYPIKSSQGQRLQQSEVLSSGLPFDRTWMIAQPNGKLVTGREFPKLVLLSAEPSDDGLTLNAPGMPSLFVATSLFSQLHPASVWESEFTARHGASNADAWLSAYLGEQVVLLWAGFELNRHSSTDVPIAFVDGHPLLLIGEASLGDLSERVGRSLSMQRFRPNLIVRGGAAFAEDGWKKIRIGEVIFNFIKPCERCVFTTIDPETGEKSSDQEPLRTLVKYRRTAAGVLFGQNINVEKGGIISEGMAVEVLE from the coding sequence ATGCCAATAAGACTCACTGGCCTTTACCGCTACCCGATTAAATCTAGCCAAGGGCAACGCCTGCAACAGAGCGAAGTACTCAGCAGTGGCCTACCTTTTGATCGCACATGGATGATCGCCCAGCCTAATGGCAAGCTAGTCACAGGCAGAGAGTTTCCCAAGCTGGTATTGCTGTCTGCAGAACCTAGCGATGACGGGCTGACTCTGAACGCCCCCGGCATGCCTTCGCTCTTTGTTGCCACTTCGCTATTTAGCCAGCTTCACCCTGCCAGTGTTTGGGAAAGCGAGTTCACAGCCCGTCATGGCGCAAGCAATGCAGATGCTTGGCTATCCGCTTATTTGGGTGAACAAGTGGTACTACTTTGGGCTGGCTTCGAGCTTAATCGCCACAGCTCCACCGACGTACCTATTGCCTTTGTCGATGGTCATCCCCTGCTGCTAATTGGCGAAGCTTCCCTTGGGGATCTCAGCGAGCGTGTTGGCCGCAGCCTGTCGATGCAGCGCTTTCGCCCTAATTTAATTGTGCGTGGTGGCGCAGCCTTTGCAGAAGACGGCTGGAAGAAAATCCGCATTGGCGAAGTGATTTTTAATTTTATCAAACCTTGCGAGCGCTGTGTCTTTACTACCATAGACCCAGAAACCGGCGAAAAATCCAGCGATCAAGAACCATTACGCACACTAGTTAAATACCGTAGAACTGCAGCGGGCGTTTTATTTGGTCAGAACATCAATGTCGAAAAAGGCGGAATCATCAGTGAAGGGATGGCCGTAGAAGTATTAGAGTAA